The following coding sequences are from one Solea solea chromosome 11, fSolSol10.1, whole genome shotgun sequence window:
- the nsfl1c gene encoding NSFL1 cofactor p47 isoform X2 gives MFPEVEADDLRKEQIKMASQEESVREFVAVTDVDEERARFFLESAGWNLQLALASFYEDGADDDIVTLPQPEGGSSVSRSAGPSTQPRVTSFRDLMHEAEEESDEEEGQRFFAGGSERSGQQIVGPPKKKSSNEVVEDLFKGAREHGAVPLDRPGKGPGEASKAKAFAGGGYRLGAAPEEESTYVAGDRHASNSQQDVHVVLKLWKTGFSLDNGELRNYSDPGNAHFLEAIRRGEIPLELRQRSRGGQVNLDMEDHRDEDFTKPKMAFKAFVGEGQKLGSATPELVSGSASSQLDQAANEAQASASVSVDSSQPVTNIQIRLADGGRLVQKFNHTHRVSDLRQFVVGARPAMAAQEFVLMTTFPSKELSDENETLEQANLLNAVIVQRLK, from the exons ATGTTTCCTGAAGTGGAAGCGGACGACTTGCGGAAGGAGCAAATCAAAATGGCGAGCCAAGAGGAGTCTGTGAGGGAGTTCGTCGCTGTCACTGATGTGGACGAAGAGCGGGCCCGCTTTTTCCTGGAGTCCGCCGGCTGGAACTTGCAG CTCGCACTCGCCAGTTTCTATGAGGATGGAGCTGATGACGACATAGTGACGCTCCCTCAGCCTGAGGGAGGCTCCTCAGTGTCCCGGTCTGCAGGACCAAg CACACAGCCCAGAGTGACCTCCTTCAGAGATCTGATGcatgaggcagaggaggagagtgatgaGGAGGAAGGTCAAAG GTTTTTTGCGGGGGGGTCAGAGCGCAGTGGGCAGCAGATCGTTGGGCCTCCAAAGAAGAAGAGCTCCAATGAAGTTGTGGAGGATCTGTTCAAAGGTGCCAGAGAACATGGTGCTGTACCTCTGGATCGGCCCGGGAAAGGCCCAGGAGAGGCCAGCAAAGCCAAG GCGTTTGCAGGTGGAGGTTACAGGCTCGGAGCAGCTCCTGAGGAGGAGTCCACGTACGTGGCCGGAGACAGACACGCCTCCAACAGTCAGCAGGAT gttcACGTTGTGCTTAAACTGTGGAAGACGGGTTTCAGTCTGGATAACGGTGAACTCAGAAACTACAGCGATCCTGGAAACGCCCACTTCCTGGAGGCAATCAGACGAGG GGAGATTCCTCTAGAGTTGAGGCAGCGGTCACGAGGAGGTCAGGTCAACCTGGACATGGAAGACCACAGGGACGAGGACTTCACCAAACCCAAGATGGCCTTTAAAGCGTTTGTAGGTGAAGGACAGAAGCTGGGAAG TGCCACCCCAGAGTTGGTTTCAGGTTccgcctcctcccagctggaccaGGCTGCCAACGAGGCCCAGGCCAGCGCCTCTGTGTCCGTCGACTCCTCCCAGCCCGTCACTAACATCCAGATTCGACTGGCCGACGGTGGCAGACTGGTACAAAAGTTCAACCACACCCACAG GGTTTCCGACCTGCGCCAGTTTGTGGTCGGGGCGCGGCCCGCCATGGCTGCCCAGGAGTTTGTCCTCATGACCACTTTCCCCAGCAAGGAGCTGTCGGACGAGAACGAGACGCTGGAGCAGGCCAACCTCCTCAACGCCGTCATCGTCCAGCGGCTAAAGTGA
- the fkbp1ab gene encoding FKBP prolyl isomerase 1Ab has protein sequence MGVEIETISPGDGRTFPKAGQTCVVHYVGFLTDRTKFDSSRDREKPFKFKIGRKEVITGWDEGVKQMSVGQRAKLTCSPDYAYGKQGHPGVIPPNATLIFEVELLALE, from the exons ATGGGAGTCGAGATCGAGACCATCAGCCCCGGAGACG gACGGACTTTCCCCAAAGCAGGACAGACGTGTGTGGTGCATTATGTGG GCTTCCTGACAGACAGAACCAAGTTTGACTCTTCTCGGGACAGGGAGAAACCTTTCAAGTTCAAGATCGGCAGGAAGGAGGTCATCACTGGCTGGGACGAGGGAGTGAAGCAG ATGAGTGTCGGTCAAAGGGCCAAGCTGACCTGCTCGCCTGATTATGCGTACGGAAAACAAGGCCACCCGGGCGTCATCCCTCCCAACGCCACCCTCATCTTTGAAGTGGAACTACTGGCACTGGAGTGA